The following are encoded together in the Capsulimonas corticalis genome:
- a CDS encoding heavy-metal-associated domain-containing protein — protein METTFIAPDIECEGCAASIKKALGQARGVETVDVNIEQKSVIVGFDTDQTNAAALADVLDDIGFPIQRESDVRA, from the coding sequence ATGGAAACAACATTCATCGCCCCCGACATCGAATGCGAGGGCTGCGCGGCCAGCATCAAAAAAGCGCTGGGACAAGCGCGCGGCGTGGAAACCGTGGACGTCAACATCGAACAGAAATCCGTAATCGTCGGCTTCGACACCGACCAAACCAACGCCGCCGCCCTCGCCGACGTCCTGGACGACATCGGCTTTCCCATCCAGCGCGAATCCGACGTCCGCGCTTAG